In the genome of Henningerozyma blattae CBS 6284 chromosome 5, complete genome, one region contains:
- the TBLA0E03990 gene encoding alpha-mannosyltransferase, producing MLRRALHSRRSLWPHTRKSWIISLSLVSILLLIITHFTSHDRVIMVQSKQYNNPISTSSRYSGYSKNLTSMRRPVRPEPWDTLISKVEIPLFNMEPVSPLEILPQYDEDIKNKKLNNWNPTKLKQLKKFDLLDDSIKCKFYFRNLFAMDMNWSNDLDIISFDINDHDKEFYEKIEKKFNIQLSEIDKETDSDYYSNSTRYYKRKYEIGLAFQRMRIYESCFMHETPPIELSEIFNSNNDTDLETTILTNLHETYSEIYSMVEHDDYLGDYQQSNFKDSNQFDLEHRMFPFIESFSNAEEFKNVIPRIRRNAKLLPNGHLPILNSENKTDSYEFKYDSTKSIWSNWQLMSLAKRGIVLSFADEHITWALKLLATLRYQNTKLPIQIVMKDGEISRENIAKLSDAATGFLHLDSSDVNATFTELDLSFIDVTNTLSTNYKKSFEKFKSKWVATMFNLFEEFIFLDIDTISYVDMDYYFNTEQYLDSGSLFYRDRTLTFKLPEEKCVGIFEGISPKLFEAKYFHNYPVIQREYVLEQCEKYLTIEEILFRRFFKDKFAFQMESGLLTIDKNQHILPLVMGSFMHLARKVGSCAYGDKEYFWLGFVAAGHKFRFDEMNPAAIGKYDKKGKDSGEICAIQLAHISSDHHLLWLNGGGNNCKVDGEYKIDWKSNNAYVHDNFKSEKELQDYYEKTPVPCDFAIISDDNGDSWGQRSHHCHGYEWCARYSRELKDYSYSARQHRGTLVEFSKEERDYIYYSNEIWAIYDQAWTGSLELID from the coding sequence atgCTTCGTAGAGCGTTACACTCGAGAAGGTCTTTATGGCCCCACACTAGAAAGTCCTGGATAATATCTTTGTCGTTAGTTTCCatacttttattaattataactCATTTTACTTCTCATGATAGAGTTATAATGGTTCAATCtaaacaatataataatcCAATATCGACTTCATCCAGATATTCAGGATATTCTAAGAATTTGACTTCAATGAGAAGACCTGTTAGACCAGAACCTTGGGATACATTAATATCAAAAGTGGAGATCCCCTTATTTAACATGGAACCAGTTTCACCTTTGGAAATACTACCTCAATATGATGaggatattaaaaataagaaattaaacaattggAATCCTAcaaaattgaaacaattgaaaaaatttgatcTTTTGGATGATTCAATAAAatgtaaattttatttcagaAACCTTTTTGCAATGGATATGAATTGGTCCAATGATCTGGATATCATATCATTTGATATCAATGATCATGATAAGGAGttttatgaaaaaattgaaaaaaaatttaatatacaattatctgaaattgataaagaaaCTGATTCGGATTATTATAGTAATTCAACTCGTTATTATAAGAGGAAATATGAAATTGGATTAGCATTTCAAAGAATGAGAATTTATGAATCTTGCTTCATGCACGAAACCCCTCCAATTGAGCTATccgaaatttttaattctaataatgatacaGATCTAGAAACCACAATCTTGACAAATCTTCACGAGACTTATTCAGAAATTTATTCCATGGTAGAACATGACGATTATTTGGGTGATTATCAACAGagtaattttaaagattcaaaTCAATTCGATTTGGAACATAGAATGTTTCCCTTTATCGAATCATTTAGCAATGcagaagaatttaaaaacgTAATACCAAGGATTAGAAGAAACgcaaaattattaccaaaTGGTCATTTAccaatattaaattcagAAAATAAAACCGATTCatatgaatttaaatatgactcaacaaaatcaatttgGTCAAATTGGCAATTAATGAGTTTAGCAAAACGTGGGATTGTCTTATCGTTTGCCGATGAACACATTACTTGGGCATTAAAGTTATTAGCTACTTTGAGATAccaaaatacaaaattacCTATTCAAATTGTTATGAAAGATGGTGAAATCTCTCGTGAAAATATTGCCAAGTTATCTGATGCAGCTACTGGGTTTCTACATCTTGATTCTTCCGATGTTAATGCTACATTTACAGAATTAGATTTATCTTTCATTGATGTAACAAATACTTTGTCAACTAATTATAAGAAgtcatttgaaaaattcaaaagcaAATGGGTAGCTACTATGTTTAACCTTTTCGAAGAATTCATTTTCTTAGATATTGATACTATCTCTTATGTCGATatggattattattttaatactGAACAATATCTAGATTCAGGCTCTTTATTCTATAGAGATCGTACTCTAACCTTTAAGTTACCTGAAGAAAAATGTGTAGGTATTTTTGAAGGGATATCtccaaaattatttgaagcCAAATATTTCCATAATTATCCAGTTATTCAAAGGGAATATGTTTTAGAACAAtgtgaaaaatatttgacaattgaagaaatcttatttagaagattttttaaagataaatttgCCTTCCAAATGGAGTCTGGTCTTTTAACGATAGATAAAAATCAACATATACTTCCTTTAGTAATGGGGTCATTCATGCATCTAGCACGAAAAGTTGGATCTTGTGCTTATGGGgataaagaatatttttggCTAGGCTTTGTAGCTGCAGGTCATAAATTTAGATTTGATGAAATGAATCCTGCTGCTATTGGtaaatatgataaaaagGGGAAGGACTCCGGTGAGATTTGTGCAATTCAATTAGCACATATTTCAAGCGATCATCATTTATTATGGTTAAATGGTGGTGGGAATAACTGTAAAGTGGATGGTGAATATAAGATAGATTGGAAATCAAATAATGCATACGTTCATGacaatttcaaatcagAGAAGGAACTTCAAGATTATTATGAAAAGACTCCAGTGCCTTGTGATTTTGCAATTATCTCTGATGATAATGGAGATTCTTGGGGCCAAAGATCACACCATTGCCATGGCTATGAATGGTGTGCTCGTTACTCAAgagaattaaaagattattcCTATTCGGCAAGACAACATAGGGGTACATTGGTGGAGTTCtctaaagaagaaagagattatatttattattcaaatgaaatttgGGCAATTTATGATCAAGCCTGGACTGGCTCActagaattaattgattaa
- the POP7 gene encoding ribonuclease P/MRP protein subunit POP7 (similar to Saccharomyces cerevisiae POP7 (YBR167C); ancestral locus Anc_8.593), producing MKSKIIHKPTPKQLNHKQLKHTFFVKASMAYSSALKQILKMIANSKNKSNGKSCTITLLGMGKAVEKTLSLACHLQDECGYTCEVIIKSVDVLDSITQSEGKNKSSDGSSSDDGSSSDEEMLQKRTTSGVEVRVVA from the coding sequence ATGAAGTCCAAGATCATTCATAAGCCCACACCCAAGCAGCTTAACCATAAACAGTTGAAACATACTTTCTTTGTGAAGGCCTCTATGGCATATTCATCTGCCTTGAAGCAAATACTGAAGATGATAGCAAATtcgaaaaataaaagtaatgGGAAGTCTTGTACCATCACTTTGCTAGGAATGGGTAAAGCTGTTGAAAAGACATTATCGTTAGCATGTCATTTACAAGATGAGTGCGGTTATACTTGTGAGGTGATCATCAAGAGTGTTGATGTATTGGATTCAATAACTCAAAGTGAAGGTAAGAATAAGAGCAGTGATGGCTCTAGTAGTGATGATGGTTCCAGTAGTGACGAAGAAATGTTACAAAAGAGAACTACCAGTGGTGTCGAAGTACGGGTGGTTGCATAA
- the TYR1 gene encoding prephenate dehydrogenase (NADP(+)) (similar to Saccharomyces cerevisiae TYR1 (YBR166C); ancestral locus Anc_8.595) yields MTMAEQWKKSKTIGIIGLGDMGLMYARIFSQNGWKVVCCDKDIYFEELKTKYQDEDFEVLLNGHYVSRISDYIIYSVETEFIDEIVKLYGPSTKQFAIVGGQTSCKTPEIKAFEAHLPLDVDIISVHSLHGPNVNPTGQPLVIIDHRSSRKDSLSFIKSLMSCLNSKIVELSYEEHDKITADTQAMTHAAFLSMGSAWSKLKVYPWTMGPNKWNGGLENVKVNISMRIYSNKWHVYAGLAILNPSAHKQIVQYSTSATELFTLMLDKKNQELTDRLLKAKEFVFNSPSSISHSKLLLDDSILEKFSLSTIHDDRAKNMAEYMGDEDMIRPNSHLSLLAIVDSWYQLGINPYDHMICSTPLFRIFLGVSEYLFLKNDLFSATIDAAINDHSFRRDDLEFVLAAREWSTIVTFENFNLYKKQFELVQDFFKPMLPEANKIGNDMIKCILEGSK; encoded by the coding sequence ATGACAATGGCTGAACaatggaaaaaaagtaaaacaATAGGGATCATTGGACTTGGTGATATGGGACTCATGTATGCTCGTATCTTTTCCCAAAATGGTTGGAAAGTAGTTTGTTGtgataaagatatttattttgaggaattgaaaacaaaatatcaagatgaagattttgaaGTCCTATTGAATGGTCATTATGTCTCACGTATTAgtgattatatcatttattCGGTGGAAACAGAATTCATCGATGAGATTGTTAAATTATATGGTCCCTCTACAAAACAATTTGCCATTGTGGGTGGTCAGACAAGTTGTAAGACTCCAGAGATTAAAGCTTTTGAAGCTCATCTTCCATTAGATGTAGATATTATTTCAGTCCATTCATTACATGGGCCTAATGTGAATCCGACAGGACAACCTCTGGTAATCATTGATCATCGTTCTAGTAGAAAGGACTCATTGtcttttattaaatcattaatgTCATGtttaaatagtaaaatTGTGGAATTATCATATGAAGAACATGATAAAATCACTGCAGATACACAGGCAATGACACATGCTGCCTTTCTTTCCATGGGGTCAGCTTGGTCTAAGTTGAAGGTTTATCCCTGGACAATGGGCCCCAATAAATGGAATGGTGGGTTAGAAAATGTAAAAGTCAATATTTCAATGAGAATTTACTCAAATAAATGGCATGTTTATGCAGGATTAGCTATATTAAACCCAAGTGCACATAAACAAATTGTTCAATATTCAACGAGTGCTACtgaattatttacattGATGTTAGATAAGAAAAATCAAGAATTAACTGATCGTTTATTAAAGGCTAAGGAATTTGTATTCAATTCACCATCTTCGATAAGCCATTCTAAATTGCTATTAGATGATTCTATCTTAGAAAAATTCTCTCTTTCCACAATACACGATGATCGTGCTAAAAATATGGCAGAATATATGGGTGATGAAGATATGATTAGACCCAACAGCCATCTATCGTTATTAGCCATAGTGGATTCTTGGTATCAATTGGGGATCAACCCATACGATCATATGATTTGTTCCACCCCTCTGTTTAGAATCTTCTTGGGTGTTTCAGAATATCTATTCcttaaaaatgatttattttcagcTACGATAGATGCTGCTATAAATGACCATTCATTTAGAAGAGATGATTTAGAGTTTGTACTTGCTGCAAGAGAATGGTCTACAATCGTcacttttgaaaatttca